Proteins encoded together in one Astatotilapia calliptera chromosome 7, fAstCal1.2, whole genome shotgun sequence window:
- the phaf1 gene encoding phagosome assembly factor 1 isoform X1, with protein sequence MLDLEVVPERSLGNEQWEFALGMPFSQAISILQKHCRIIKNVQVLYSEQTPLSHDLILNLTQDGIKLLFDATNQRLKVIEVYDLSKVKLKYCGVHFNSQTIAPTIEQIDQSFGATHPGVYNAAEQLFHLNFRGLSFSFQLDSWNEAPKYEPNFAMGLASLQIPHGAMVKRMHIYTGNNLQETRAPAMPLACFLGNIYAECVDVLRDRAGPLGLRLRLLTAGCGLGVMTDSKVKSLERSIYFGDSCQDVLGALGSPHKVFYKSEDKMKIHSPSPHKQVPSKCNDYFFNYFTLGVDILFDSTTHLVKKFVLHTNYPGHYNFNIYHRCDFKIPLVIKKEGADSEDCILTTYSKWDQIQELLGHPMEKPVVLHRSSSANNTNPFGSTFCFGLQRMIFEVMQNNHIASVTLYGAPRTTSHARPESSSSSH encoded by the exons ATGCTGGATCTGGAAGTGGTGCCTGAGAGATCACTAGGAAATGAGCAATGGGAATTCGCCTTAG GGATGCCATTTTCCCAGGCCATCTCTATCCTTCAGAAACACTGCCGCATCATCAAAAATGTCCAGGTGCTATACAGTGAACAG ACACCACTCAGCCATGACCTCATACTGAACTTGACTCAGGATGGGATTAAACTGCTGTTTGATGCCACAAATCAGAGACTCAAG GTGATTGAAGTGTATGACCTGAGCAAAGTCAAGTTGAAATACTG TGGAGTCCATTTCAACTCTCAGACCATTGCCCCCACGATAGAGCAAATAGACCAGTCATTTGGCGCTACACACCCTGGAG TTTACAATGCTGCAGAGCAGTTGTTCCATCTCAACTTCCGGGGACTGTCCTTCTCTTTTCAACTGGACTCATGGAATGAAGCTCCAAAATATGAG CCTAACTTTGCCATGGGTTTGGCCTCCCTGCAGATTCCACATGGGGCAATGGTCAAGAGGATGCACATCTACACTGGCAACAACCTGCAGGAAACAAG AGCTCCTGCAATGCCGTTGGCTTGTTTCCTCGGTAATATTTATGCAGAGTGTGTGGATGTCCTGAGGGATCGGGCGGGCCCTCTGGGACTCAGGCTCCGCCTTCTCACTGCAG GTTGTGGTCTCGGTGTGATGACTGATAGTAAAGTCAAGTCCCTAGAGAGGAGCATCTACTTTGGAGATTCCTGTCAGGATGTGCTCGGTGCTCTGGGCTCCCCACATAAAGTTTTCTACAAATCTGAGGACAAG atgaAGATCCACTCTCCGTCACCACATAAGCAGGTCCCATCTAAATGTAACGACTACTTCTTCAACTATTTTACCCTGGGAGTG GATATTCTGTTTGACTCGACAACTCACCTGGTTAAGAAGTTTGTTCTCCATACCAACTACCCTGGACATTACAACTTTAATAT ATATCATCGATGTGACTTTAAGATTCCACTTGTCATCAAAAAAG AGGGAGCAGACTCTGAGGACTGCATCTTAACTACATACAGCAAG TGGGATCAAATCCAAGAACTGCTCGGCCATCCAATGGAAAAACCTGTAGTGCTGCACAG GTCTTCATCGGCCAATAACACAAATCCTTTCGGCTCTACGTTCTGCTTCGGACTGCAGAGGATGATCTTTGAG GTGATGCAGAATAACCACATAGCATCGGTAACCCTCTACGGTGCTCCACGCACGACCAGTCACGCCCGACCCGAGTCCAGCAGTAGTTCCCACTAA
- the phaf1 gene encoding phagosome assembly factor 1 isoform X2: protein MLDLEVVPERSLGNEQWEFALGMPFSQAISILQKHCRIIKNVQVLYSEQTPLSHDLILNLTQDGIKLLFDATNQRLKVIEVYDLSKVKLKYCGVHFNSQTIAPTIEQIDQSFGATHPGVYNAAEQLFHLNFRGLSFSFQLDSWNEAPKYEIPHGAMVKRMHIYTGNNLQETRAPAMPLACFLGNIYAECVDVLRDRAGPLGLRLRLLTAGCGLGVMTDSKVKSLERSIYFGDSCQDVLGALGSPHKVFYKSEDKMKIHSPSPHKQVPSKCNDYFFNYFTLGVDILFDSTTHLVKKFVLHTNYPGHYNFNIYHRCDFKIPLVIKKEGADSEDCILTTYSKWDQIQELLGHPMEKPVVLHRSSSANNTNPFGSTFCFGLQRMIFEVMQNNHIASVTLYGAPRTTSHARPESSSSSH from the exons ATGCTGGATCTGGAAGTGGTGCCTGAGAGATCACTAGGAAATGAGCAATGGGAATTCGCCTTAG GGATGCCATTTTCCCAGGCCATCTCTATCCTTCAGAAACACTGCCGCATCATCAAAAATGTCCAGGTGCTATACAGTGAACAG ACACCACTCAGCCATGACCTCATACTGAACTTGACTCAGGATGGGATTAAACTGCTGTTTGATGCCACAAATCAGAGACTCAAG GTGATTGAAGTGTATGACCTGAGCAAAGTCAAGTTGAAATACTG TGGAGTCCATTTCAACTCTCAGACCATTGCCCCCACGATAGAGCAAATAGACCAGTCATTTGGCGCTACACACCCTGGAG TTTACAATGCTGCAGAGCAGTTGTTCCATCTCAACTTCCGGGGACTGTCCTTCTCTTTTCAACTGGACTCATGGAATGAAGCTCCAAAATATGAG ATTCCACATGGGGCAATGGTCAAGAGGATGCACATCTACACTGGCAACAACCTGCAGGAAACAAG AGCTCCTGCAATGCCGTTGGCTTGTTTCCTCGGTAATATTTATGCAGAGTGTGTGGATGTCCTGAGGGATCGGGCGGGCCCTCTGGGACTCAGGCTCCGCCTTCTCACTGCAG GTTGTGGTCTCGGTGTGATGACTGATAGTAAAGTCAAGTCCCTAGAGAGGAGCATCTACTTTGGAGATTCCTGTCAGGATGTGCTCGGTGCTCTGGGCTCCCCACATAAAGTTTTCTACAAATCTGAGGACAAG atgaAGATCCACTCTCCGTCACCACATAAGCAGGTCCCATCTAAATGTAACGACTACTTCTTCAACTATTTTACCCTGGGAGTG GATATTCTGTTTGACTCGACAACTCACCTGGTTAAGAAGTTTGTTCTCCATACCAACTACCCTGGACATTACAACTTTAATAT ATATCATCGATGTGACTTTAAGATTCCACTTGTCATCAAAAAAG AGGGAGCAGACTCTGAGGACTGCATCTTAACTACATACAGCAAG TGGGATCAAATCCAAGAACTGCTCGGCCATCCAATGGAAAAACCTGTAGTGCTGCACAG GTCTTCATCGGCCAATAACACAAATCCTTTCGGCTCTACGTTCTGCTTCGGACTGCAGAGGATGATCTTTGAG GTGATGCAGAATAACCACATAGCATCGGTAACCCTCTACGGTGCTCCACGCACGACCAGTCACGCCCGACCCGAGTCCAGCAGTAGTTCCCACTAA